Proteins from a genomic interval of Hyalangium ruber:
- a CDS encoding immunoglobulin-like domain-containing protein, whose translation MESRVEKVSLARGVHFAVVLCAWLVAGPVLAQTPEGQVPWPYRAPDAALPSAQESSPELSSSAASTLLYVHGPTLVFTMDLATRAAADLGAAGVTLTDVALAPNGILYGSSFAGLYRIDTTTGATTRLPGSYPVLINALVWSPDGSLLAAGSRTLLRINPTTCAATVIGQFGIPYDSAGDLEFGADGALYLTATGPTATTALLKVNPHTGAATVVGDIGFAGVFGLVRDAEGRMWGGTDSGTLLEINTATGQGTAVFSSRRAIWGMSGHPQVRPTDTTPPVITTPGDLTLECTGAAPPIASQVSAVDAEDGPVSVTCTPGGAYPRGTTLTTCSASDAAGNVATAQFSVTMLATGAPTLSLLGDSVMELECGVDTYVDPGATAQDSCSSPLVVHKYNSGQDAYGPGPNTAAEGTYSVQYIAWDATGYTVSALRSVKVKDNRPPTLQLRGPSHMMHTCGRGWVDPGVEAVDACYGNVAPTVRTTGFVNGWVPGTYTVRYEVTDSGGNSAPPVTRTVQVVNCPW comes from the coding sequence ATGGAATCGAGGGTCGAGAAGGTGTCACTCGCGCGCGGCGTCCACTTCGCGGTAGTGCTCTGTGCATGGCTGGTAGCAGGGCCGGTGCTGGCCCAGACCCCCGAGGGACAGGTGCCCTGGCCCTATCGGGCGCCTGACGCGGCGCTGCCGTCCGCCCAGGAGTCCAGCCCAGAACTCTCGAGCAGCGCGGCCTCCACCCTCCTCTACGTGCATGGCCCCACCCTGGTCTTCACCATGGATCTGGCCACCCGCGCGGCGGCCGACCTGGGCGCCGCGGGCGTCACCCTCACCGATGTGGCGCTGGCCCCCAACGGCATCCTCTATGGCAGCAGCTTCGCCGGGCTCTACCGCATCGACACGACGACGGGTGCCACGACCCGGCTCCCAGGCTCCTACCCCGTCCTCATCAACGCCCTGGTCTGGTCGCCGGATGGCTCCCTGCTGGCCGCCGGCAGCCGGACACTCCTGCGCATCAACCCGACCACCTGTGCCGCGACCGTCATCGGCCAGTTCGGCATTCCGTACGACTCGGCGGGAGACCTGGAGTTCGGCGCGGATGGCGCGCTGTACCTGACCGCGACCGGGCCCACCGCGACGACCGCGCTCCTGAAGGTGAATCCCCATACGGGCGCGGCCACCGTCGTCGGAGACATCGGCTTCGCCGGGGTGTTCGGCCTGGTCCGCGACGCGGAGGGCAGGATGTGGGGCGGCACCGATTCGGGGACCCTCCTCGAGATCAACACCGCGACGGGGCAAGGCACGGCGGTCTTCTCCTCGCGCCGGGCCATCTGGGGCATGAGCGGCCACCCCCAGGTCCGCCCCACGGACACCACGCCCCCTGTCATCACCACGCCGGGCGATCTCACCCTGGAATGCACTGGCGCGGCGCCGCCCATCGCCTCGCAGGTGAGCGCGGTGGACGCGGAGGACGGACCCGTGTCGGTGACGTGTACGCCGGGCGGCGCGTACCCGCGGGGCACCACGCTCACCACCTGCTCGGCCTCGGACGCGGCGGGCAACGTGGCGACGGCCCAGTTCTCGGTGACGATGCTGGCCACGGGCGCTCCCACCCTGAGCCTGCTGGGCGACAGCGTCATGGAGCTGGAGTGCGGCGTGGACACCTATGTGGACCCGGGCGCCACGGCGCAGGACTCCTGCTCGAGCCCCTTGGTGGTCCACAAGTACAACTCGGGACAGGACGCGTACGGCCCCGGCCCCAACACCGCCGCCGAGGGCACCTATTCGGTGCAGTACATCGCCTGGGACGCGACGGGCTACACGGTGAGCGCCCTCCGCTCGGTGAAGGTGAAGGACAACCGTCCGCCGACGCTCCAGCTCCGAGGGCCCTCGCACATGATGCACACGTGCGGCCGTGGGTGGGTGGATCCCGGCGTGGAAGCGGTGGATGCGTGCTACGGGAACGTGGCCCCCACGGTGCGGACCACGGGCTTCGTGAACGGCTGGGTCCCAGGCACGTACACGGTGCGCTACGAGGTGACGGACAGCGGGGGTAACAGCGCTCCGCCCGTGACGCGTACCGTGCAGGTCGTCAACTGCCCCTGGTAG
- a CDS encoding TetR/AcrR family transcriptional regulator — protein MSPPRSDGVKRRDALLDAALRCFVERGVLGTGIEEIRRAAGASPSSVYHLFNGLTGITLALLERTFERLFAHLTARVTTTTTAEKAVIALVDGHLEWILGHPDEGRFMYQATALEFEADARDALQARKAEMLGPIVLHLGRFIAEGMLPAWSPLALDVVLLGPSHEACRRFLAGAPLDPEWMRATLPQLAWQSVAPRRSTRRR, from the coding sequence ATGAGTCCCCCTCGAAGTGACGGAGTGAAGCGACGTGACGCGCTCCTGGACGCGGCGTTGCGATGCTTCGTGGAGCGGGGAGTGCTCGGCACGGGAATCGAGGAGATCCGCCGGGCGGCGGGGGCGAGCCCGTCGAGCGTCTACCACCTCTTCAACGGGCTGACCGGCATCACCCTGGCTCTACTGGAGCGCACCTTCGAGCGTCTCTTCGCGCACCTGACGGCGAGGGTGACGACGACGACGACGGCGGAGAAAGCGGTCATCGCCCTCGTGGATGGGCACCTCGAATGGATCCTTGGCCACCCGGACGAGGGGCGCTTCATGTACCAGGCCACTGCGCTCGAGTTCGAAGCCGACGCGAGGGACGCGCTTCAGGCGAGAAAGGCCGAGATGCTGGGGCCGATCGTCCTCCACCTGGGCCGCTTCATCGCCGAGGGGATGCTGCCCGCGTGGTCCCCGCTGGCCCTCGATGTGGTGCTGCTCGGCCCGAGTCACGAGGCGTGCCGCCGCTTCCTCGCCGGGGCTCCGCTCGATCCGGAGTGGATGCGCGCCACCCTGCCCCAGCTCGCCTGGCAGAGCGTCGCGCCCCGGCGCTCTACCCGACGTCGCTGA
- a CDS encoding SDR family NAD(P)-dependent oxidoreductase, whose product MADLILTGASRGIGHSLALALAERRDDRLVLVARDRARLDALVTAVEQKGGRAIAVPGDLSSLSEARALGQRLVEVVTPGATLIHNAGLWPSKRVLTPEGFETAFTVNHLAPLMMQKALLDAERLRRIMVVSAGLIFKGRFDAARTPTGGDFSGIRTYCNTKLCFALAMRDIAAAYPAIDVVVLHPGVVRTDLGARSGPIGWLLSLAKRSWEAPEVCAARLARILARERWSSPGEARWLVEEAEQSWPPVAEDEATRRAVRDTTARLLTTA is encoded by the coding sequence ATGGCTGACTTGATCCTCACCGGCGCCTCTCGCGGTATCGGTCACTCCCTGGCCCTGGCGCTCGCCGAGCGGCGCGACGATCGCCTCGTCCTTGTCGCTCGGGACCGCGCTCGCCTGGACGCGCTCGTTACCGCCGTCGAGCAGAAGGGCGGCCGTGCCATCGCGGTGCCGGGGGATCTCTCGTCACTCTCCGAGGCCCGTGCCCTCGGGCAGCGCCTGGTCGAGGTCGTCACCCCGGGCGCGACGCTCATCCACAATGCCGGGCTGTGGCCTTCCAAGCGGGTGCTTACCCCGGAAGGCTTCGAGACCGCCTTCACCGTCAACCACCTGGCGCCCCTGATGATGCAGAAGGCGCTCCTCGACGCCGAGCGCCTGCGCCGCATCATGGTCGTGAGCGCCGGGTTGATCTTCAAGGGGCGCTTCGACGCCGCCCGGACTCCCACCGGCGGTGACTTCTCCGGCATCCGCACCTACTGCAACACCAAGCTCTGCTTCGCTCTCGCCATGCGAGACATCGCCGCCGCCTATCCGGCGATCGACGTTGTCGTGCTCCACCCGGGCGTGGTGCGCACGGACCTTGGGGCGCGCTCGGGCCCCATCGGCTGGCTGCTGTCGCTGGCGAAGCGAAGCTGGGAGGCACCCGAGGTGTGTGCCGCGCGTCTGGCGCGGATCCTCGCCCGCGAGCGCTGGTCTTCCCCCGGTGAGGCGCGCTGGCTCGTGGAGGAGGCCGAGCAGTCCTGGCCTCCAGTCGCCGAGGATGAGGCCACGCGGCGCGCGGTACGAGACACCACCGCCCGCTTGCTCACCACCGCATGA
- a CDS encoding sensor histidine kinase — protein MSATPAETPQVLNPEQVVRGLHPLMMAGSFILSLAVTLQYVGQWRLMAWAFGLSVLRILANVLLSKVFNRWLAPNTVEWIRMVCNVSGVAGIGLIAGWSLLLWIYIPFAMLWIFGMEGQSRLRALTYLVLMDTTALLSGADPFQPVAFTLLAVLIFRLTEKRAELLQQSLEHIIHQREQLSQAQGQLRVLHERALEQEKFSSLGMMAAGVAHEINNPMAFVTSNVHSLFKDLQQEPVLPAPLKEYVDEVLPATLDGIKRVNAIVSDLRRFARGDPEAYAEYDLNAEAEAAMRIAQGQLGHCRVEVALGEVGLLVGRPRQIVQVLVNLLVNAGQATGSTGVVRLSTRRQGEGVCVEIRDTGAGMTPETLRNLFQPFFTTKPPGMGMGLGLAVAHGLITGQGGHIQVESEPGKGSCFTLHLPRVAHRAALSSNKSQGVTLAAG, from the coding sequence ATGAGTGCTACCCCGGCAGAGACTCCTCAGGTGCTGAACCCCGAGCAGGTCGTTCGCGGGCTGCATCCGCTCATGATGGCAGGCAGCTTCATCCTGTCCCTGGCGGTCACGCTCCAATACGTGGGCCAGTGGCGGCTGATGGCCTGGGCCTTCGGGCTGTCGGTCCTGCGCATCCTGGCCAATGTGCTGCTCTCGAAGGTGTTCAACCGCTGGCTCGCGCCGAACACGGTGGAGTGGATCCGGATGGTCTGCAACGTGTCGGGCGTCGCGGGGATCGGGCTCATCGCGGGGTGGAGCCTGCTGCTGTGGATCTACATCCCCTTCGCCATGCTCTGGATCTTCGGGATGGAGGGGCAGAGCCGCCTCCGAGCCCTGACCTACCTGGTGCTCATGGACACGACGGCGCTGCTGAGCGGGGCGGATCCGTTCCAGCCCGTGGCCTTCACCCTCCTGGCGGTGCTGATCTTCCGGCTGACCGAGAAGCGGGCCGAGCTGCTGCAGCAGTCGCTGGAGCACATCATCCACCAGCGCGAGCAGCTCTCTCAGGCGCAGGGGCAGCTGCGGGTGCTGCATGAGCGTGCCCTGGAGCAAGAGAAGTTCTCCAGCCTGGGCATGATGGCCGCGGGCGTGGCGCATGAGATCAACAACCCGATGGCCTTCGTCACCAGCAACGTCCACTCGCTCTTCAAGGACTTGCAGCAGGAGCCGGTGCTGCCCGCGCCCTTGAAGGAGTACGTGGACGAGGTGCTGCCGGCGACGCTGGATGGCATCAAGCGGGTGAACGCCATCGTGTCGGACCTGCGGCGCTTCGCGCGGGGCGACCCGGAGGCCTATGCCGAGTACGACTTGAACGCCGAGGCGGAGGCCGCGATGCGGATCGCCCAGGGGCAGCTCGGCCACTGCCGGGTGGAGGTGGCGCTGGGCGAGGTGGGCCTGCTGGTGGGTCGGCCGCGGCAGATCGTCCAGGTGCTGGTGAACCTGCTGGTCAACGCCGGGCAGGCCACGGGTTCAACCGGCGTGGTGCGGCTGTCCACGCGCCGCCAGGGCGAGGGGGTATGCGTGGAGATCCGCGACACTGGCGCGGGGATGACGCCGGAGACGCTGCGCAACCTGTTCCAGCCGTTCTTCACCACCAAGCCGCCAGGCATGGGCATGGGGCTCGGGTTGGCGGTGGCCCATGGCCTCATCACCGGACAAGGTGGCCACATCCAGGTGGAGAGCGAGCCGGGCAAAGGCTCGTGTTTCACCCTGCACCTGCCCCGGGTGGCGCACCGCGCTGCGTTGAGCTCCAACAAGAGCCAGGGCGTGACCCTGGCGGCTGGCTAG
- a CDS encoding FAD binding domain-containing protein, with protein sequence MQSFEWVDAESVEQAVSLLGEGNERQPVVAKAGGMDLLDLMKNGVVAPRRVVNLKTIKGMDGVRFDAKQGLELGALVTLARLSRESEVRRRFVALADAAEHAATPQVRNAATIGGNLLQRPRCWYFRHDHFHQAGGDDVERVRAGQNQYHAIFDNQRTVMVHASTPATALVAYGASVELSGPGGKSRVVPLSEFLLPPDMNRPRDTVIAPNELLTRVRIPAPGAGTKAAYHKQGERESYDWPICDVAVVLQMEGKTIRQASIAMGWVAPTPRRATEAEKLLVGKTLDEGLARQVAQTAVKGATPLSKNAYKVPVLEAVIRRTVLAAAAA encoded by the coding sequence ATGCAGAGCTTCGAATGGGTAGACGCTGAATCCGTGGAGCAGGCCGTCTCGTTGCTGGGTGAAGGCAACGAGCGCCAGCCGGTCGTCGCCAAGGCCGGAGGAATGGACCTGCTGGATCTGATGAAGAATGGGGTGGTGGCCCCGCGCCGGGTGGTCAACCTCAAGACCATCAAGGGAATGGACGGGGTGCGCTTCGATGCCAAACAGGGCCTGGAGCTTGGCGCCCTGGTGACGCTGGCCCGCCTCTCGCGGGAGTCCGAGGTGCGCCGTCGCTTCGTGGCGCTGGCGGATGCGGCCGAGCACGCCGCGACTCCCCAGGTCCGCAATGCCGCCACGATTGGCGGGAACCTGCTCCAGCGGCCCCGCTGCTGGTACTTCCGGCATGACCACTTTCATCAGGCCGGGGGAGACGATGTGGAGCGGGTCCGCGCGGGCCAGAACCAGTACCACGCCATCTTCGACAACCAGCGCACGGTGATGGTGCATGCCTCCACCCCTGCCACGGCCCTGGTGGCCTATGGCGCCTCGGTGGAGCTGAGTGGCCCTGGAGGCAAGTCGCGGGTGGTGCCCCTGTCCGAGTTCCTGTTGCCGCCGGACATGAATCGCCCGCGTGACACGGTCATCGCGCCGAACGAGCTGTTGACGCGCGTGCGCATCCCCGCGCCGGGAGCGGGAACGAAGGCGGCCTACCACAAGCAGGGTGAGCGGGAGAGCTACGACTGGCCCATCTGCGACGTGGCGGTGGTGCTGCAGATGGAGGGGAAGACCATCCGGCAGGCGTCGATCGCCATGGGCTGGGTCGCGCCCACGCCTCGGCGGGCGACGGAGGCCGAGAAGCTCCTCGTGGGGAAGACGCTGGATGAGGGGCTCGCGCGACAGGTGGCGCAGACGGCCGTGAAGGGGGCGACGCCCCTGTCGAAGAACGCCTACAAGGTTCCGGTCCTCGAAGCGGTGATTCGGAGAACGGTGTTGGCTGCGGCCGCGGCCTGA
- a CDS encoding sensor histidine kinase, with protein sequence MTQPVNHDAVRAAAEATGQVVWVLHTGGRARGRQSQLAGAHMVQAVAEQFAAEAQRCGCQLQLTFFIEVTTDGEKARLVVRDEGMGIEAEALPRIFDKFERAASARSFGGMGLGLFIVRQIVDIHGGKIHVTSEPGRGSTFSVELPLRR encoded by the coding sequence ATGACGCAGCCTGTGAACCACGACGCGGTGCGCGCGGCGGCCGAGGCCACGGGGCAGGTGGTGTGGGTGCTTCACACCGGAGGGCGCGCTCGCGGACGACAGTCCCAGCTGGCGGGCGCTCACATGGTGCAGGCGGTGGCGGAGCAGTTCGCGGCCGAGGCGCAGCGGTGCGGCTGCCAGCTCCAGCTCACGTTCTTCATCGAGGTGACGACCGACGGGGAGAAGGCCCGGCTCGTGGTCCGTGATGAGGGCATGGGCATCGAAGCGGAGGCGCTGCCGCGCATCTTCGACAAGTTCGAGCGCGCCGCCTCCGCGCGCTCGTTCGGGGGCATGGGGCTGGGGCTCTTCATCGTGCGGCAGATCGTCGACATCCACGGAGGGAAGATCCACGTCACGAGTGAGCCGGGCCGTGGCTCCACCTTCTCCGTGGAGCTGCCGCTGCGCCGCTGA
- a CDS encoding serine/threonine-protein kinase, which yields MAAPTPSLSLPSRLLQDHLRQDVLPRESSIFRFMGGLTAFCGVAVLLVGGIIGWALSLCIASLMALLCLYYVCTLWLVRRRGGLPPVIQWVDTAVMVSIPAVVFALDTLFNGAEYALTTPPLVVWAAPIVVCSLRAGKRLAYVAATLAALEYLALYFVLALPRLPADTLSTLTPPLIAFRAVFLFAYGPLTATLAGHLVRKAEETLRLIRERDVMGKYLLHERLGVGGMAEVFRATYSPEGGFEKQVAVKRILPAYTENEKFLAMFRREAELGSRLIHPNIIQVLDLGRHQGTLFLAMEFVDGMPLSTLLQRLPGKRLPPAAVAYIGAELAGALTYLHGRTDAKGEPLGLVHRDVNPPNVLLSCIGEVKLSDFGIVRARHEVPITQGNDVKGKAGYMAPEQTYGQTIDGRADLFALGLTLHEALTGRPTLYGENEVALMLAASEQQVAPPSKLQPGISSVLDAIIMGLLHPEAAQRTPSAEVLQRQLLVLAGDEAPYPQGRQLLVEAVRQARNAPPSGPDISAAPTVSFERPQRRSWAG from the coding sequence ATGGCCGCTCCCACCCCCTCCTTGTCGCTCCCGAGCCGGTTGCTACAGGACCATCTGCGCCAGGACGTCCTGCCGCGGGAGTCCTCCATCTTCCGGTTCATGGGGGGGCTGACGGCGTTCTGCGGCGTGGCCGTGTTGCTGGTCGGGGGAATCATCGGCTGGGCGCTGTCGCTGTGCATCGCGTCGCTGATGGCCCTGCTGTGCCTCTACTACGTCTGCACCCTGTGGCTGGTGCGGCGCCGTGGGGGCCTGCCTCCCGTGATCCAGTGGGTGGACACCGCGGTGATGGTCTCCATTCCCGCGGTGGTCTTCGCCCTCGACACGCTCTTCAACGGCGCGGAGTACGCGCTCACCACGCCGCCGCTCGTGGTGTGGGCCGCTCCCATCGTGGTGTGCTCGCTGCGCGCGGGAAAGCGGCTCGCCTACGTGGCGGCGACGCTCGCGGCGCTGGAGTACCTCGCGCTGTACTTCGTGCTGGCGCTGCCCCGGCTTCCGGCCGACACGCTGAGCACGCTGACACCGCCGCTCATCGCCTTCCGCGCGGTGTTCCTCTTCGCGTACGGGCCGCTCACGGCCACGCTGGCTGGACACCTGGTGCGAAAGGCCGAGGAGACGCTGCGGCTCATCCGCGAGCGGGATGTGATGGGCAAGTACCTGCTGCACGAGCGCCTGGGCGTGGGCGGCATGGCGGAGGTGTTTCGCGCCACGTACAGCCCCGAGGGCGGTTTCGAGAAGCAGGTGGCGGTCAAGCGCATCCTCCCGGCCTATACGGAGAACGAGAAGTTCCTCGCCATGTTCCGGCGCGAGGCGGAGCTGGGCTCGCGGCTCATCCACCCCAACATCATCCAGGTGCTGGACCTGGGCCGGCACCAGGGCACCCTGTTCCTGGCCATGGAGTTCGTGGACGGGATGCCCCTGAGCACGCTCTTGCAGCGGCTGCCCGGCAAGCGGCTGCCCCCAGCGGCGGTAGCGTATATCGGCGCGGAGCTGGCCGGGGCGCTGACCTACCTGCACGGCCGCACGGACGCCAAGGGCGAACCGCTGGGGCTGGTACACCGGGACGTGAATCCGCCCAACGTGCTCCTGTCCTGCATCGGCGAGGTGAAGCTGTCGGACTTCGGCATCGTCCGGGCTCGGCACGAGGTGCCCATCACCCAGGGCAACGACGTGAAGGGCAAGGCGGGGTACATGGCGCCGGAGCAGACCTACGGGCAAACGATCGACGGCCGGGCGGACCTGTTCGCCCTGGGCCTCACGCTGCACGAGGCCCTCACCGGCCGGCCCACGCTGTACGGCGAAAACGAGGTGGCGCTGATGCTCGCCGCCTCGGAGCAGCAGGTGGCGCCGCCCTCCAAGCTCCAGCCCGGCATCTCCTCCGTGCTGGATGCCATCATCATGGGGCTGCTGCACCCGGAGGCGGCCCAGCGCACGCCCTCGGCCGAGGTGCTGCAGCGCCAGTTGCTCGTGCTCGCCGGGGACGAGGCCCCCTACCCTCAGGGCCGCCAGCTCCTCGTGGAGGCCGTGCGCCAGGCCCGGAACGCTCCGCCGAGCGGGCCGGACATCAGCGCGGCGCCCACGGTGTCCTTCGAGCGTCCGCAGCGGCGGTCCTGGGCCGGCTGA